One Mycobacteriales bacterium genomic region harbors:
- a CDS encoding aminoglycoside phosphotransferase family protein: MTLGWVADGSVDSIRRALSMVAPDLADDAIALREGLGESDPQWWSSSALVGGEAVVKFAWSRPAAERLWNEAQILRTFADRQVELRLPPVVAVADDPVLVVTRFVAGRPLTIEMVRSADRAEVEEIGAELASFLTNMHRPETLASARRAISWFPTPPQPATTEELRTRFGAWIRTDQQRHLLFWCDWADEVLARPGGPVLVHGDLHGHNQLWHPDRLQLRAVVDFETCSVADLEYDFRCLPAEGGPDLALLTATASHYRRLSGTDVALDRVMAWHIRASLGDALWRSEAGVHLPGGGTPSEWMDAINARMDAFGMRA; encoded by the coding sequence GTGACGCTCGGCTGGGTCGCGGACGGCTCCGTCGACTCGATCCGTCGTGCGCTGAGTATGGTCGCTCCGGACCTGGCTGACGACGCCATCGCCCTGCGGGAGGGGCTCGGCGAGAGTGATCCGCAGTGGTGGTCCTCGAGCGCGTTGGTCGGCGGCGAGGCCGTTGTCAAGTTCGCGTGGTCACGGCCGGCGGCCGAGCGGCTCTGGAACGAAGCGCAGATTCTCCGGACCTTTGCCGACCGGCAGGTGGAGCTCCGCCTGCCGCCGGTGGTGGCCGTCGCCGACGATCCGGTGCTGGTGGTCACCCGGTTCGTCGCCGGCCGTCCGCTCACAATCGAGATGGTCAGGTCCGCCGACCGGGCGGAGGTCGAGGAGATCGGCGCCGAACTGGCGTCGTTCCTGACGAACATGCACCGACCGGAGACGCTGGCGAGCGCGCGCCGCGCGATCAGCTGGTTTCCCACTCCACCGCAGCCGGCAACCACCGAGGAACTGCGGACCCGCTTCGGCGCATGGATCCGGACTGATCAGCAGCGGCACCTGCTCTTCTGGTGTGACTGGGCGGACGAGGTCCTGGCACGGCCGGGTGGGCCCGTACTGGTGCACGGCGACCTGCACGGGCACAACCAGCTGTGGCACCCGGATCGGCTGCAGCTGCGGGCTGTCGTCGACTTCGAGACTTGCAGCGTCGCCGACCTTGAGTACGACTTCCGCTGCCTTCCGGCCGAGGGCGGCCCGGACCTCGCCCTGCTTACGGCGACCGCTTCCCACTACCGTCGACTGTCCGGCACGGACGTGGCACTCGACCGGGTCATGGCCTGGCACATCCGGGCATCGCTGGGGGACGCTCTCTGGCGAAGCGAGGCAGGGGTGCACTTGCCGGGCGGGGGAACGCCATCCGAATGGATGGACGCGATCAACGCCCGCATGGATGCATTCGGCATGCGCGCCTGA
- a CDS encoding alpha/beta hydrolase: MASARSDVLDIAYDDVGDTAGAPVFLLHGWPDTARGWRHLAHRLASSGFRAIVPDNRGTGGTTFRSPGTPRDGQAVALAQDSVDLADALGLDRFAVVGHDWGARAAYTLAALAPERVTAVAALALAYQPRGRFEMPNFPQARAFWYQWLMYVDDGVEAIRRDPVGFARVQWDTWSPPGWFDDDEFATTARGFGNPDWTAITLNAYRSRFIADEPRDGRYDELRRRLDAVDHLSVPTLMLQGGSDLCDPPPSSEGLDGHFDTYRRVTLDGVGHFPHREAPDLVADLVRDHLQAS; encoded by the coding sequence ATGGCATCGGCGCGGAGCGACGTCCTCGACATTGCCTATGACGACGTGGGTGACACCGCCGGTGCTCCGGTCTTCCTTCTCCACGGTTGGCCGGACACCGCTCGCGGGTGGCGACACCTCGCGCACCGCCTGGCGAGCTCCGGATTCCGCGCCATCGTTCCCGACAACCGTGGCACCGGTGGCACGACGTTCCGGTCGCCCGGCACACCACGCGACGGGCAGGCCGTGGCGCTGGCCCAGGACAGCGTCGACCTCGCCGACGCGCTCGGTCTCGACCGGTTCGCCGTCGTCGGACACGACTGGGGCGCCCGTGCGGCGTACACACTCGCGGCGCTTGCTCCCGAGCGGGTCACCGCGGTCGCTGCGCTTGCCCTGGCCTACCAGCCCCGCGGTCGCTTCGAGATGCCGAACTTCCCGCAGGCGCGCGCATTCTGGTACCAGTGGCTGATGTACGTCGACGACGGCGTCGAGGCGATTCGCCGCGATCCCGTTGGTTTCGCGCGTGTGCAATGGGACACCTGGAGTCCACCGGGATGGTTCGATGACGACGAGTTCGCGACCACGGCACGGGGCTTCGGCAACCCGGACTGGACGGCGATAACGCTCAACGCCTACCGGTCACGATTCATCGCCGACGAACCACGCGACGGCCGTTACGACGAGTTGCGCCGACGGCTGGATGCCGTCGACCACCTGAGCGTGCCGACGTTGATGCTGCAGGGAGGCTCGGACCTCTGCGATCCGCCCCCATCCTCCGAAGGACTCGACGGTCACTTCGACACCTACCGCCGCGTGACCCTGGACGGCGTCGGACACTTCCCGCATCGCGAGGCACCCGACCTCGTAGCCGACCTGGTGCGCGATCACCTGCAGGCGTCGTGA